CAGCGCCGCTCCGTTCCCGCCAATACCGGCCGCCGCTGGAAAGAAGAGCTGGACCTTCACGCTGCCGGTCGGGGTGCCCTGACCCACACGCCCTGGCGGACTGAGCAACCCGTCACGGCCCTGGAAATGTCTCCCGCCAGCGCCGCAGGAAGGTTTCCCGTGTCAGGGCATCGAGCGCCACCATCAAGGCTGGCGAAAGTCCGATCGGGCGCAAGGCCGTCGGGCTGACGGCTTCGCCTGCATTGCCATCTTCGGTTTCCAGAAGCGGGCTGATCAGCAGTGTCTCCTGCAGCGCGGTGATGCCGTCCGGCGACAGCAGAAAGTCGAGGAACTGCTCCGCGGCAGCCTTGTTGACGGCATCCTTCGGAATCATCAACGCCCGCGACAGCACCAGCGTGTAATCGGACGGCAAGACAATGCCGATGCGGTCGTCTTGTCGCTGGTATCCCTGGGCATAGGAGCCCAGCACGTTATAGGCCACAAGGTATTTGCCTTCAGCCACGCTACGGATGATGTCGGCAGAACAGCAGGTCGAAACGGCGCCCGATCGTCCGAGCGATTCCTGCAAGGCGCCGAAGGTGGTCGCTTCCCGGGCGTCGGCAAAGGCGAAAAGATAGCCCAGCCCGGATTGTTCGATGTCATAGGTGGCCACCCGCCCCGCATATGGCGTGTCGGCCGGCCGCAACAGGTCGAGCAGGTCGAAGCGGGTCTGCGGGATATCGGCTGCCGGAACCAGGTCCCGGTTGAAGACCATCACCGCCGGCTCCCGGGTAATGCCCCAGAGTTCGTTACGCCACCTGAGCGCCGCCGGAAGCTCCGCCGTCAACCGCGACGAATAGGACCAGGCGCAGGCCTCGTTGACCAGTTTCACCATCTGGTGCACCCCGGAGCTGATCACGACATCGGCCCCCGGCCGTTTCTCCCGGCAATCCTGGCGGCTGAGGCTGTAGAGCCCGTTTGACCCCCATTGCTCGTACCGGACCTGCAGATCCGGCCGGGTCTCAAGGAACCGTTCGACCACAGGGCCGAAGACCGAGATATCGGTGGTCGAGCGCAGCACGAAGACCTCGGCCGGAGCTGCCGCACCAAACACGCGGATCATCTCCTGGGCCTGGACGACGCCCGCAGTCCAGATAAGGAACGCCCAAAGGAGCATCAGCCGGAAGGCGTTGCGCCCACTCATGACGTCCACTCCGGTGCCGCCTCGAACTCGAGCGACGCGCGGAACGTGCCGCGCTCTGTGCGCTCCAGCTTGAGCTCACCACCAAAGGAAACGGCAACGGAATGGGCAATCGCCAGTCCAAGGCCCGAGCTCGCCTGCCGGGACAGCGTGCCCTTGTTGAACCTGTTGCCGAGCTCCGCCAGCACCTCGTCCACTGGCCCCTGACCACTGTCTTCGACCCAGATCGCCGCGCACTTTTCTGTTTGTGTCGCGCCGACCCGGACCGGCGACGCGCCATATTTGACCGCATTGTTGAGCAGATTTTTCAGCGCTTCTCTCAATGAGGGTTCGTCCGCCATCACGATGACCGGCCGCTCGCCGATTTCCAGTTGAACGTCGAACTCGGGACTGAGCACCACATGGTCACCATCTTCGAACACATCGAGCGCGATGTCGCGCATGTCCACCGCTTCCCGGCGGGCACTGTCACCCCGGTGGATCACCAGTGCCTGGGCCAGCATCTGGTCGAGCAGCCGGCCAAGGCTCGCCGACCGGGTCTGGATGCGTTCAACGATCTTTTCCTTGCGGCCCAGATCGGCCTCGTCCTCGAAAAGATCCGCCTGTGCCCTGAGCGCGGCCACCGGTGTGCGCAACTGGTGGGCCGTGTCGGAAATTAGGTGACGCATGGAATTCATCTGCCGATCGAGCCGGGCCATGAAGCCATTGAGTGCGCTGATCATGACCTGCGTCTCGCGGGGAACGGAGGTGTCGAGCGGCGTCAGGTCATGCGGGTCTCGCCGCGACAGGCCTCCGGCGATGGTTTCAAGCGGTTTCAGCACCGAACGCACAACGACCACCGACAGGAGGATCATCGCAAGACCGGATGCCGCCAGAACGTAAAGCGCATTCCGGGTGATTTCATAGGCCATCGCATCGCGGGCCAGCAGCGTCTGGCCAACCACGACCTTGATCGTGCCATTCAAGGTTCGTTCGGCAAAACGGCGGGAG
This genomic interval from Labrenzia sp. VG12 contains the following:
- a CDS encoding ABC transporter substrate-binding protein, whose amino-acid sequence is MSGRNAFRLMLLWAFLIWTAGVVQAQEMIRVFGAAAPAEVFVLRSTTDISVFGPVVERFLETRPDLQVRYEQWGSNGLYSLSRQDCREKRPGADVVISSGVHQMVKLVNEACAWSYSSRLTAELPAALRWRNELWGITREPAVMVFNRDLVPAADIPQTRFDLLDLLRPADTPYAGRVATYDIEQSGLGYLFAFADAREATTFGALQESLGRSGAVSTCCSADIIRSVAEGKYLVAYNVLGSYAQGYQRQDDRIGIVLPSDYTLVLSRALMIPKDAVNKAAAEQFLDFLLSPDGITALQETLLISPLLETEDGNAGEAVSPTALRPIGLSPALMVALDALTRETFLRRWRETFPGP
- a CDS encoding sensor histidine kinase, which translates into the protein MTDLLRRLSTLSLTARVALGIAFLLIFGGVIVSIAAFAYGREAARTAYDRLLLGAATDIASAITVLDGRPEIELPVSAFELLALAPDDRIGYRIIGPDGETLTGYDELVVPAGRKPLNEGFFDGNFFDEPARFAVVSRRFAERTLNGTIKVVVGQTLLARDAMAYEITRNALYVLAASGLAMILLSVVVVRSVLKPLETIAGGLSRRDPHDLTPLDTSVPRETQVMISALNGFMARLDRQMNSMRHLISDTAHQLRTPVAALRAQADLFEDEADLGRKEKIVERIQTRSASLGRLLDQMLAQALVIHRGDSARREAVDMRDIALDVFEDGDHVVLSPEFDVQLEIGERPVIVMADEPSLREALKNLLNNAVKYGASPVRVGATQTEKCAAIWVEDSGQGPVDEVLAELGNRFNKGTLSRQASSGLGLAIAHSVAVSFGGELKLERTERGTFRASLEFEAAPEWTS